A single window of Desulfovibrio sp. G11 DNA harbors:
- a CDS encoding M50 family metallopeptidase, with amino-acid sequence MLTTIIAVTLVLGGLIFFHELGHFAVARGFGMGVSTFSLGFGPKILKRKWGKTEYALSLIPLGGYVALVGEQDDSELPEGFTREESFSLRPAWQRLLVVAAGPVANMLLAWLLCWILAFGWGTPQLLPQVGGLVEDGPAARAGVEAGDTIVSINGQPIVDWEDMTRAIAASDGQAMLVKLKRPHRAESVAPQADEGATAQGSHAQTAANSDAIAPASLLTVEIRPEMAVRKTIFGEDEKAWLVGIRNTGAVRLVEHGFWGAAVAGASQTSNMLALTWKSFVKLVERVVPLDQVGGPIMIMQMVGKQAHEGMAGLLALAALISINLGVLNLLPIPVLDGGQIVFCLWEMTFRRPVNARVQDYAMRAGLALLVTLMLLATYNDIWRIVKGAGWFGSGS; translated from the coding sequence ATGCTGACGACCATTATAGCAGTCACCCTTGTTCTTGGCGGCCTCATCTTTTTTCACGAGCTGGGGCATTTTGCCGTGGCCCGTGGATTCGGCATGGGTGTTTCCACTTTTTCCCTTGGTTTCGGACCCAAAATTCTCAAACGCAAATGGGGCAAAACAGAGTATGCCCTGTCCCTGATTCCCCTGGGCGGCTACGTGGCCCTGGTGGGCGAACAGGACGACAGCGAACTGCCCGAGGGCTTTACCCGTGAAGAAAGTTTTTCTCTGCGCCCCGCGTGGCAACGCCTGCTGGTGGTGGCTGCCGGCCCTGTAGCCAACATGCTGCTGGCCTGGCTGCTGTGCTGGATACTGGCTTTCGGCTGGGGCACGCCCCAGTTGCTGCCCCAGGTGGGCGGCCTTGTGGAGGACGGCCCCGCCGCCAGAGCCGGCGTTGAGGCCGGCGACACCATCGTGAGCATCAATGGTCAGCCCATTGTGGATTGGGAAGACATGACCCGCGCCATTGCCGCCAGCGACGGGCAGGCCATGCTCGTGAAACTCAAGCGGCCCCACAGGGCGGAAAGCGTCGCTCCCCAGGCGGATGAAGGCGCCACCGCGCAAGGCAGCCATGCCCAGACAGCGGCCAACAGCGACGCCATCGCGCCCGCAAGCCTGCTGACGGTGGAAATCAGGCCTGAAATGGCCGTGCGCAAAACCATATTCGGTGAGGATGAAAAAGCCTGGCTTGTGGGGATACGCAATACCGGCGCTGTACGCCTTGTGGAGCACGGCTTCTGGGGCGCTGCTGTGGCCGGGGCAAGCCAGACTTCAAACATGCTTGCCCTGACCTGGAAAAGTTTTGTAAAGCTGGTTGAACGGGTGGTTCCCCTTGATCAGGTGGGCGGTCCCATCATGATCATGCAGATGGTGGGCAAACAGGCCCATGAAGGCATGGCCGGGCTGCTGGCCCTGGCCGCGCTTATCAGCATCAACCTCGGGGTACTCAACCTCCTGCCCATTCCCGTGCTTGACGGCGGCCAGATCGTCTTTTGCCTGTGGGAAATGACCTTCCGCCGCCCGGTCAACGCCAGGGTGCAGGACTATGCCATGCGGGCCGGGCTGGCCCTCCTGGTCACACTCATGCTGCTGGCCACCTACAATGACATCTGGCGCATAGTAAAGGGGGCCGGCTGGTTCGGGAGCGGATCATGA
- the tsaB gene encoding tRNA (adenosine(37)-N6)-threonylcarbamoyltransferase complex dimerization subunit type 1 TsaB, whose protein sequence is MSAYSTGLELILNAAEGVLQIIVTDDEKLLCAQEWRRADRATEILAPALENICTALGIKPADFRRLACVRGPGSFTGIRLVLATAAALRRGGRAGLAGLDYMQALATTAVQRRQLLFGAPVWAITHARRNLVHCQFFLSYGPMIPAQPLAPVDLCTPYEALARILDSRTAPLPQGVPAGSRIVWACGSGLARNAAVFSSLDPLRPSPDGSQYCADTENAPVTALDDLVNPDIQSLCLLARHGDYANADLEPFYVRPCDAVENLPQLAPRQGLTSETASAALELLLQRPPRSDI, encoded by the coding sequence ATGAGCGCATATTCCACCGGGCTTGAGCTTATTCTCAATGCGGCCGAGGGCGTGTTGCAGATCATTGTCACGGATGACGAAAAACTGCTCTGCGCCCAGGAATGGCGCAGAGCTGACCGCGCCACGGAAATCCTGGCCCCGGCGCTGGAAAACATCTGCACCGCCCTGGGCATAAAACCCGCTGATTTCAGGCGGCTGGCCTGCGTACGCGGCCCGGGTTCCTTTACGGGCATACGGCTTGTACTGGCTACGGCGGCCGCCCTGCGCAGGGGCGGAAGGGCCGGGCTGGCCGGGCTGGATTATATGCAGGCCCTTGCCACCACGGCCGTACAGCGCCGCCAGCTTCTTTTCGGCGCGCCCGTGTGGGCGATTACCCATGCACGGCGCAACCTCGTGCATTGCCAGTTTTTTTTGTCCTACGGGCCGATGATTCCCGCGCAGCCGCTGGCTCCGGTAGACCTGTGCACGCCGTACGAAGCCCTTGCCCGCATTCTGGACAGCCGCACAGCCCCCCTGCCCCAGGGGGTTCCCGCAGGCAGCCGCATAGTGTGGGCCTGCGGCAGCGGGCTTGCCCGGAATGCCGCGGTATTCTCCTCGCTGGATCCCCTGCGCCCCTCCCCGGACGGCAGCCAGTACTGCGCCGACACCGAAAACGCGCCGGTCACGGCACTGGATGACCTGGTAAACCCCGACATCCAGTCCCTGTGCCTGCTTGCCCGGCACGGCGACTATGCCAATGCCGACCTGGAACCTTTCTATGTGCGCCCCTGCGATGCGGTTGAAAATCTGCCCCAGCTGGCTCCGCGCCAGGGGCTTACAAGCGAAACCGCCTCCGCTGCCCTGGAACTGCTGCTGCAACGGCCGCCCCGCAGTGACATATAG
- a CDS encoding septal ring lytic transglycosylase RlpA family protein: MWLQRAQQSEVFTGKASWYGRDFHGGATASGLNYDMYTFTAAHRTLPMGTVVRVTDQENGKSVMVCVTDRGPFVRGRIIDLSFAAAQQLDLGTRGVGKVELEVVSDESGTPLQADQAYYVRYNAAMGDERIGPFRAFADAAAMHEALRQAHPEAEVVLGHSR, from the coding sequence ATATGGCTCCAACGCGCCCAGCAAAGCGAAGTTTTCACCGGCAAAGCATCCTGGTACGGCCGCGACTTTCACGGCGGCGCCACAGCCAGCGGCCTTAACTACGACATGTACACCTTCACCGCTGCCCACCGTACTCTGCCCATGGGGACTGTCGTGCGTGTGACCGACCAGGAGAACGGCAAGAGCGTCATGGTTTGCGTGACAGACCGCGGCCCCTTTGTGCGCGGCCGCATCATTGACCTTTCTTTTGCCGCTGCCCAGCAGCTTGACCTTGGCACACGTGGCGTGGGCAAGGTGGAGCTTGAGGTGGTCAGCGACGAAAGCGGAACCCCCCTGCAGGCCGATCAGGCCTACTATGTGCGTTACAATGCCGCCATGGGAGACGAACGCATCGGCCCCTTCCGTGCCTTTGCGGATGCCGCCGCCATGCATGAGGCCCTGCGCCAGGCCCATCCCGAAGCAGAAGTTGTACTGGGGCACTCCCGCTAG
- a CDS encoding IS30 family transposase, whose protein sequence is MGYAHLAREERYYICQAVKSGTSLRAIAKAIGRSVSTVSRELARNTGARGYRYRQAHKRSQKRQTSKGKKRIGLEVWTYVEQCLHQDFSSEQISGVLKRKGFALSHEWIYQYILADKKRGGTLHSHLRCQRKRKRRYGKPDRRGQIKGRISIDIRPSIVAERSRLGDWEADTVEGSKGGPVLVTLAERKSRLFLFGKAPNKSASEVRRVIEGLLTPIKDFVQTITYDNGKEFSYHADVSATLEAQGFFAHPYHSWERGLNENSNGLLRQYFPKGVSLASVTQDEIIAAMCRLNWRPRKCLGFKTPYEVFLEDANTQGLGVAL, encoded by the coding sequence ATGGGCTATGCACACCTTGCCAGGGAAGAACGGTACTACATCTGCCAGGCAGTGAAAAGTGGAACGTCACTGAGGGCCATAGCCAAAGCGATAGGCCGTAGCGTCTCAACTGTAAGCCGCGAACTTGCGCGAAATACCGGGGCGCGTGGCTACCGCTACAGGCAGGCACACAAGCGCAGTCAGAAAAGGCAGACCAGTAAAGGGAAGAAGCGCATTGGCCTTGAGGTATGGACGTATGTTGAACAGTGTCTGCACCAGGACTTCAGTTCGGAGCAAATCTCTGGAGTTCTCAAACGCAAAGGTTTTGCCCTCAGTCATGAATGGATTTACCAGTACATTCTGGCGGACAAAAAACGAGGAGGAACGCTGCACAGCCATTTGCGCTGCCAGCGCAAACGCAAACGACGATATGGCAAACCCGACAGACGAGGTCAAATCAAGGGGCGTATCAGCATAGACATACGCCCGTCCATTGTTGCCGAGCGCTCACGCCTTGGTGATTGGGAGGCTGATACCGTTGAAGGCAGTAAAGGAGGCCCCGTTTTGGTGACACTTGCAGAGCGTAAAAGTCGTCTTTTCCTGTTTGGCAAGGCTCCCAACAAAAGCGCCAGCGAAGTAAGGCGGGTCATTGAAGGACTCTTGACACCCATTAAGGACTTTGTTCAGACTATTACCTATGATAACGGCAAGGAGTTCAGCTACCATGCCGATGTGTCAGCTACACTCGAGGCTCAGGGATTTTTTGCGCACCCCTACCATTCGTGGGAGCGTGGCTTGAACGAGAACTCCAATGGCCTTCTACGCCAATACTTCCCCAAGGGGGTAAGCTTGGCATCGGTCACGCAAGATGAGATCATAGCGGCAATGTGCCGCTTGAACTGGCGGCCTAGAAAATGCCTTGGGTTTAAGACACCCTATGAAGTTTTTTTAGAAGACGCCAATACCCAAGGACTGGGTGTTGCACTTTGA
- a CDS encoding DMT family transporter produces the protein MHTSGRNLAKLTGMSLMYAMAALLFMQAFKYMPSGVAATLHFSYPVMVMLMMIVFFHERFSAVTALAVVLAISGVYLLSGGAQPGSVADMSMFGLALALASALCNAIYITSLCAARISNMTGLVLTFYVMAFGALCSLANSLATNSFQLLQSWQELALAALLAIVTAVLSNYTLILAVQRIGSTLAAVMGVLEPVTAVVVGILVFNEPFSLSLVTGLALIAVSVVLVMLGGHIRHLLERRKARRTGDNPGASGR, from the coding sequence CTGCATACCTCGGGCCGCAACCTTGCCAAACTGACGGGCATGAGCCTCATGTACGCCATGGCGGCCCTGCTGTTCATGCAGGCGTTCAAGTACATGCCGAGCGGCGTGGCGGCGACCCTGCATTTTTCTTACCCGGTAATGGTCATGCTCATGATGATTGTCTTCTTTCATGAGCGTTTTTCCGCGGTCACCGCTCTGGCCGTGGTTCTGGCCATCAGTGGCGTATACCTGCTGAGCGGCGGCGCGCAGCCCGGCAGCGTAGCGGACATGAGCATGTTCGGCCTGGCGCTGGCCCTGGCTTCCGCCCTGTGCAATGCCATCTACATCACCAGCCTTTGCGCAGCCCGCATCAGCAATATGACGGGCCTTGTGCTCACTTTTTATGTAATGGCCTTCGGCGCGTTATGCTCGCTGGCAAACTCGCTGGCAACAAACAGCTTCCAGTTGCTGCAAAGCTGGCAGGAACTGGCCCTGGCCGCCCTGCTGGCCATAGTAACAGCGGTGCTTTCCAACTACACCCTCATCCTGGCCGTACAGCGCATCGGCTCTACCCTGGCGGCAGTGATGGGCGTGCTGGAGCCTGTTACCGCAGTGGTCGTGGGCATACTGGTGTTCAACGAGCCGTTCAGCCTGTCGCTGGTTACAGGACTGGCCCTTATTGCGGTTTCGGTGGTTCTGGTCATGCTTGGCGGCCACATACGCCACCTGCTGGAGCGCCGTAAAGCAAGGCGCACGGGTGACAATCCCGGAGCATCCGGCCGCTGA